One part of the Pseudemcibacter aquimaris genome encodes these proteins:
- a CDS encoding phosphatidate cytidylyltransferase, with protein sequence MNITNETGVMAQDPKKNKMLIRILSALVMLPAAIFIILQGGVLLFALVSIFTTIILYEWNGICEETAFSPLFLAQVISSLSVLFMIEISSPYLIYSFIIGIVLIVLISTLTKSTLKWSVLGYLYALVPSASFLILHQHAGGLVVLWMMIVIWAMDTGAYFAGKNIGGPKMSPKISPNKTWAGLIGGTITAMVLGYMFVKYTGAQSALFDDVIVLVVLSGAFAILSQMGDLAESAIKRKFSVKDSGAIIPGHGGIMDRVDGLLFVAPSILIVTNFI encoded by the coding sequence ATGAATATTACAAACGAGACAGGCGTTATGGCGCAAGACCCTAAAAAGAATAAAATGCTTATTCGAATATTGTCTGCGCTTGTGATGTTACCCGCGGCAATATTCATTATTTTACAAGGTGGCGTGCTTCTTTTCGCACTTGTAAGCATCTTTACGACGATCATTCTTTATGAATGGAATGGTATATGCGAAGAAACGGCGTTTTCCCCATTGTTTTTGGCGCAGGTCATATCTTCCTTATCTGTACTTTTCATGATTGAGATTTCAAGCCCTTACCTGATTTATTCTTTCATTATTGGTATTGTGTTAATCGTGCTGATTTCCACGTTAACAAAATCCACACTCAAATGGTCGGTGCTTGGGTATTTATATGCACTGGTGCCTTCTGCATCTTTTTTAATTTTGCATCAGCATGCTGGCGGTTTAGTTGTGCTTTGGATGATGATTGTGATTTGGGCGATGGATACAGGGGCTTATTTCGCTGGTAAGAATATTGGCGGGCCAAAAATGTCACCAAAAATCAGCCCCAATAAAACATGGGCAGGATTAATTGGCGGAACAATCACTGCTATGGTGCTTGGATACATGTTCGTCAAATATACAGGTGCTCAATCAGCCTTGTTTGATGATGTTATCGTATTAGTGGTGTTAAGCGGTGCGTTCGCGATTTTAAGTCAAATGGGTGATCTTGCTGAATCAGCGATAAAACGCAAATTTTCAGTAAAAGATTCCGGTGCCATTATTCCTGGTCATGGTGGGATAATGGACCGTGTTGATGGTTTATTGTTTGTGGCACCGTCCATTTTAATCGTCACCAATTTTATATAG
- a CDS encoding 1-deoxy-D-xylulose-5-phosphate reductoisomerase: MNIGVRDIDRVNLSSSGDHKTITVLGSTGSIGCNTLDLIAREPEKYTVKALTANSNVAELAKQAKEHKAEMAVIADDSKLDDLKTALSGTNIIAAAGKDALNEAADMPADWVMSSIVGAAGLRPTLTAVRRGATIALANKECLVCAGEFMMEQVDANNATLLPVDSEHNAIFQVFDFDEAEKVDKITLTASGGPFWNRDVSELGDITPEEAVKHPNWSMGAKISVDSATMMNKGLELIEAFYMFPVEKDQLDIIIHPQSIIHSMVSYIDGSVLAQLGTPDMRIPISYTLGWPHRIKTPSKKLDLTEIGKLEFIKPDEVKFPSINITREVLQKGGSAPTILNASNEVAVSAFLNGKIRFLDIAKIVGHTLDKITVHHMNSLSDVHDVDEEARIVAGEIITGFTK; the protein is encoded by the coding sequence ATGAATATTGGAGTACGCGATATAGACCGTGTGAATCTTTCAAGTTCCGGTGATCATAAAACAATAACCGTGTTGGGTTCGACGGGATCAATTGGCTGTAATACGCTTGATCTTATCGCGCGAGAGCCAGAAAAATATACCGTTAAAGCATTAACCGCGAACAGCAATGTTGCAGAACTAGCGAAACAGGCAAAAGAGCATAAAGCCGAAATGGCGGTGATTGCCGATGATAGTAAGTTGGATGACTTAAAAACAGCCTTGTCGGGAACGAATATCATTGCAGCTGCTGGCAAGGACGCCCTTAACGAAGCAGCTGACATGCCAGCAGATTGGGTGATGTCATCCATTGTTGGCGCAGCTGGTTTGAGACCAACCCTAACAGCGGTAAGACGCGGTGCAACCATTGCCCTCGCCAATAAAGAATGCTTGGTTTGTGCCGGTGAATTTATGATGGAGCAGGTTGACGCAAATAACGCGACCCTGCTGCCTGTTGATTCTGAACATAATGCCATTTTTCAGGTGTTCGATTTTGATGAAGCCGAAAAAGTGGACAAAATTACATTAACCGCGTCAGGCGGCCCATTTTGGAACAGGGACGTTTCGGAGTTGGGCGATATTACACCAGAAGAGGCTGTGAAGCATCCGAACTGGTCAATGGGTGCAAAGATTTCCGTTGATAGCGCGACAATGATGAATAAGGGTTTAGAGCTGATTGAGGCATTTTACATGTTCCCTGTGGAAAAAGATCAGCTTGATATTATCATTCATCCTCAATCGATTATTCATAGTATGGTGTCCTATATTGATGGTTCTGTGCTTGCGCAGCTTGGTACACCAGACATGCGAATTCCAATATCTTATACGCTTGGTTGGCCGCACCGGATAAAAACACCATCTAAAAAGCTGGATCTTACGGAAATTGGAAAACTTGAATTTATTAAACCTGACGAAGTAAAATTCCCTTCTATCAATATAACACGAGAGGTCTTGCAAAAGGGGGGCAGTGCGCCTACTATCCTGAACGCTTCTAATGAAGTGGCTGTAAGCGCGTTTTTAAACGGAAAAATACGCTTTTTGGATATTGCAAAAATTGTTGGCCACACATTGGACAAAATTACCGTTCACCATATGAATAGTTTAAGCGACGTTCATGACGTGGATGAAGAGGCCAGAATAGTTGCTGGCGAGATAATAACTGGATTTACTAAGTAA
- the rpsB gene encoding 30S ribosomal protein S2, with the protein MAMPTFTMRELLEAGVHFGHQKHRWNPRMGDYIFGVRNKVHIINLSITVPLLHRALEQVRDVTAAGGRVLFVGTKRQASGPIAEAAKRCGQYYVNHRWLGGMLTNWETISNSIKRLNVLDEKLSSDLAGLTKKETLQMTRERDKLERSLGGIKEMGGIPSAIFVIDTNKEELAIAEAKKLGIPVIAVLDTNCNPENIDFPIPGNDDATRAIDLYCNLVAGAVLEGIQQELAGQGVDVGAMEAPVEEIPAVEEAAAEEAPAEEATTEE; encoded by the coding sequence ATGGCGATGCCTACATTTACTATGCGCGAGCTATTAGAAGCTGGCGTTCACTTTGGTCACCAAAAACACCGTTGGAACCCACGTATGGGTGATTACATCTTTGGTGTACGTAACAAAGTACATATCATTAACCTATCAATCACTGTTCCACTTCTTCACCGTGCGCTTGAGCAAGTACGTGACGTTACTGCTGCGGGTGGTCGTGTTCTTTTCGTTGGTACAAAGCGTCAAGCTTCTGGCCCAATCGCAGAAGCTGCAAAACGTTGTGGTCAGTATTACGTAAATCACCGCTGGTTAGGTGGTATGCTTACAAACTGGGAAACAATCTCTAACTCAATCAAACGTCTTAACGTTCTTGACGAGAAACTTTCCAGTGACCTTGCGGGTCTTACGAAGAAAGAAACACTTCAAATGACACGCGAGCGTGATAAGCTTGAGCGTTCACTTGGTGGTATTAAAGAAATGGGCGGTATTCCGTCAGCGATCTTTGTCATCGACACAAACAAAGAAGAACTTGCAATCGCAGAAGCCAAGAAACTTGGTATCCCGGTTATTGCTGTTCTTGATACAAACTGTAATCCAGAAAATATCGATTTCCCAATCCCGGGTAACGATGATGCGACACGCGCAATTGATCTTTACTGTAACCTAGTTGCAGGTGCTGTTCTTGAAGGTATCCAACAAGAACTAGCTGGTCAGGGCGTTGATGTTGGCGCAATGGAAGCACCAGTTGAAGAAATCCCTGCTGTAGAAGAAGCGGCTGCTGAAGAAGCGCCAGCTGAAGAAGCAACAACTGAAGAATAA
- the frr gene encoding ribosome recycling factor codes for MSGDLDLADLKRRMNGAIENLKSEFKGLRTGRASVNLLDPVMVDAYGAQMPIAQVGTVSTPEARLISVNVWDKGLVTSVEKAIRNSGIGLNPVVDGDTLRIPIPDLTEERRVELTKLAKNYAEQAKIAVRNVRRDGMETIKSLEKNGDIGKDEQKAHEDDVQKLTDDMVKEIDVVTADKEEEIMQV; via the coding sequence ATGTCTGGTGATCTGGATCTTGCAGATTTAAAGCGCCGTATGAATGGTGCTATTGAAAATTTGAAGAGCGAATTCAAAGGACTTAGAACCGGAAGAGCGTCTGTAAACCTGCTCGACCCTGTGATGGTTGATGCATATGGTGCTCAGATGCCAATTGCCCAGGTTGGCACTGTTTCCACACCAGAAGCGCGTTTGATCAGCGTAAATGTTTGGGATAAGGGGCTTGTAACATCCGTTGAAAAGGCAATCCGTAATTCAGGTATCGGCCTTAACCCTGTTGTTGATGGTGATACGCTTCGTATTCCAATTCCGGATTTGACGGAAGAACGCCGTGTGGAACTGACGAAACTGGCGAAAAACTATGCCGAACAAGCAAAAATCGCAGTACGTAATGTACGTCGCGACGGCATGGAAACCATTAAATCGTTGGAAAAAAATGGCGATATCGGTAAAGACGAGCAAAAAGCGCACGAAGATGATGTGCAAAAGCTAACCGATGACATGGTAAAAGAAATTGATGTCGTTACAGCCGACAAAGAAGAAGAAATTATGCAGGTATAA
- the tsf gene encoding translation elongation factor Ts produces the protein MAQITAALVKELRDKSGAGMMDCKKALGENDGDIEAAMDWLRQKGIAKAEKKSGRVAAEGLVAVASNGTTGVAVEVNSETDFVARNEQFQTLVKGVAGVALENGGDFDATNAAEYPGTSHSVEAEVTEAVGTIGENMTFRRSAGLTVSSGVVSTYIHNAAAPGLGKLAVLVALESDADAATLDALGKQLAMHVAATNPASMTVEELDPAAVEREKAVLVEQARESGKPDNIIEKMIVGRMNKYYQEVVFVEQTFVIDGETKIKKVIENAAKDAGTDIKLAGYVRLEVGDGIEKEEDDFAAEVAAMQG, from the coding sequence ATGGCTCAAATTACTGCCGCTCTTGTTAAAGAACTGCGTGACAAATCTGGCGCAGGTATGATGGATTGTAAAAAAGCTCTTGGCGAAAATGATGGTGACATCGAAGCAGCAATGGACTGGCTTCGTCAAAAGGGTATTGCAAAAGCTGAAAAGAAATCTGGCCGTGTGGCGGCTGAAGGTCTTGTTGCTGTTGCATCAAACGGTACAACTGGTGTTGCTGTTGAAGTGAACTCAGAAACTGACTTCGTTGCACGTAACGAGCAGTTCCAAACACTTGTTAAGGGTGTTGCTGGTGTTGCGCTTGAAAACGGTGGCGATTTTGACGCGACTAACGCTGCTGAATACCCTGGTACTTCACATTCTGTAGAAGCAGAAGTAACAGAAGCAGTTGGTACAATCGGTGAGAACATGACATTCCGTCGTTCTGCTGGTCTTACTGTTTCAAGCGGTGTTGTTTCAACATACATCCATAACGCTGCGGCCCCTGGTCTTGGTAAACTTGCTGTACTTGTTGCGCTTGAATCAGATGCTGATGCAGCGACACTTGACGCGCTTGGTAAACAGCTTGCAATGCACGTTGCAGCAACAAACCCAGCATCAATGACTGTTGAAGAACTTGATCCTGCTGCTGTTGAGCGTGAAAAAGCTGTTCTTGTTGAGCAAGCACGCGAATCAGGTAAGCCTGACAACATCATCGAAAAAATGATTGTTGGCCGCATGAACAAATACTATCAGGAAGTTGTATTTGTTGAGCAAACATTCGTGATCGATGGCGAAACAAAGATCAAGAAAGTTATCGAAAATGCTGCTAAAGATGCTGGCACAGACATCAAGCTTGCTGGTTACGTAAGACTTGAAGTTGGCGATGGCATCGAAAAAGAAGAAGATGACTTCGCTGCTGAAGTAGCTGCAATGCAAGGCTAA
- the pyrH gene encoding UMP kinase, translated as MTSEPQYKRVLLKLSGEALMGEQDYGISPDVVKRVAEEIKTVVEMGSQVCLVVGAGNIFRGMTGVASGFDRTSADHMGMLATVMNSLAMQNALEQIGIDTRVQSAFPIASVCEPYIRRKAIRHMEKGRVVVFAAGTGNPFFTTDSAAALRAAEMNCDAIMKGTQVDGVYNADPKLDPNAVKYDTLSYMDVLKNDLKVMDASAISLARENNIPILVFSIHEHGNFANVLKGTGPHTKICD; from the coding sequence ATGACCAGTGAGCCTCAGTACAAACGCGTTTTGCTAAAATTATCCGGTGAAGCTTTAATGGGTGAACAGGATTACGGTATCTCGCCAGATGTCGTTAAAAGAGTTGCTGAGGAAATAAAAACGGTTGTGGAAATGGGCAGTCAGGTTTGTCTGGTTGTTGGGGCAGGGAATATCTTCCGCGGGATGACTGGCGTTGCCAGTGGTTTCGATAGAACATCCGCCGACCATATGGGAATGCTAGCGACTGTGATGAACAGTCTTGCGATGCAAAATGCACTTGAACAAATCGGCATTGATACTCGCGTTCAATCCGCTTTCCCAATTGCGTCTGTTTGTGAACCATACATCCGCCGTAAAGCGATCCGCCATATGGAAAAAGGCCGCGTTGTTGTCTTTGCTGCGGGTACGGGTAACCCGTTCTTTACAACAGATAGTGCGGCTGCACTTCGTGCTGCTGAAATGAACTGTGATGCGATTATGAAAGGGACACAAGTGGACGGCGTATATAACGCAGACCCGAAACTTGACCCGAATGCGGTAAAATACGATACTCTAAGTTATATGGATGTGCTTAAAAATGATCTTAAGGTCATGGATGCATCCGCAATTTCGCTTGCGCGTGAAAATAATATTCCGATTTTGGTATTTTCAATTCACGAGCACGGCAATTTTGCAAATGTGTTAAAAGGCACAGGGCCGCACACAAAGATTTGCGACTAG
- a CDS encoding isoprenyl transferase produces MLLVKEEHRHANNAEGDRDPLQHVAIIMDGNGRWAKSRRLPKFAGHKKGADAVRGIVEACCDLDIKYLTLYAFSSENWKRPIEEINDLMGLLKIYLTKEIDDLDAKDIRISFIGSRDRLGKNILSLIDEAEERTKNNKTLRLTLALNYGAQEEIVNATRKIAEQVKQGSLEPDDINSDVFSANLYTADFPEPDLIIRTSGEQRLSNFMLWQAAYAEFVFQDVYWPDYTKATLCDAIDEYYKRDRRYGARP; encoded by the coding sequence ATGCTGCTGGTAAAAGAAGAACATAGACACGCAAATAATGCTGAAGGTGACCGCGATCCTCTTCAGCATGTTGCCATCATTATGGATGGTAATGGCCGCTGGGCCAAATCGCGCCGTCTTCCGAAATTTGCCGGGCATAAAAAAGGGGCTGATGCTGTACGTGGTATTGTCGAGGCATGCTGCGATCTGGATATCAAATATTTAACGCTTTATGCGTTTTCATCAGAAAACTGGAAACGCCCGATCGAAGAAATCAATGACCTTATGGGGTTATTGAAAATATATCTTACTAAAGAAATTGATGATCTTGATGCCAAGGATATTCGCATCAGCTTTATCGGTAGTCGTGACCGTTTGGGTAAAAATATTCTTTCGCTGATTGATGAGGCGGAAGAAAGAACCAAAAATAATAAGACATTACGATTAACGCTGGCGCTTAATTACGGTGCACAGGAAGAAATCGTTAATGCAACACGGAAAATCGCGGAACAAGTTAAGCAAGGTTCACTGGAGCCGGATGATATTAATTCAGACGTTTTTTCAGCAAACCTGTACACAGCTGATTTTCCAGAACCAGATTTAATCATCAGAACCAGCGGCGAACAGCGCCTTAGTAACTTCATGCTTTGGCAAGCAGCATATGCGGAATTTGTTTTTCAGGATGTTTATTGGCCTGATTATACAAAAGCCACGCTATGTGATGCTATCGATGAATATTACAAACGAGACAGGCGTTATGGCGCAAGACCCTAA
- a CDS encoding NUDIX hydrolase, producing the protein MAELIDSASILVIRDGDDGLEVLMIKRHQDIAFAGGAYVFPGGKVDPEDIELANNIPEYPDGYSELTHTAFREVFEESGLIIGEQTSASEYRDDLLNDKITFAEIINKANITFNMDALVPFARWVTPRIYPKRFDTRFFLAKAPTGQVATPDGREAVDLKWVKPLEFIEEAREDMMFPTIMNLKLLSQAGNMDEAFEQSRVRKIVTVEPKIIDGKRVIDPNAGYDEVDQDGIHIGVRGD; encoded by the coding sequence ATGGCGGAACTAATTGATTCCGCCTCCATCCTCGTCATCCGTGATGGCGATGACGGCCTAGAAGTCCTGATGATCAAACGTCACCAAGACATCGCCTTCGCCGGCGGTGCATATGTCTTCCCGGGCGGCAAAGTCGATCCTGAAGACATAGAACTCGCAAATAATATTCCAGAATATCCCGACGGATACAGTGAACTCACCCACACCGCCTTCCGCGAAGTCTTCGAAGAATCAGGCTTGATCATCGGCGAACAAACGAGCGCGAGCGAATATCGCGATGACTTGTTAAATGATAAAATCACTTTCGCCGAAATTATCAACAAAGCAAACATCACATTCAACATGGATGCCTTGGTTCCTTTCGCCAGATGGGTGACACCACGCATCTACCCCAAACGCTTCGACACCCGCTTCTTCCTAGCCAAAGCACCAACGGGGCAAGTTGCAACACCGGATGGACGCGAAGCCGTTGATTTAAAATGGGTGAAGCCCCTAGAGTTTATTGAGGAAGCGCGAGAAGACATGATGTTCCCCACCATCATGAATCTTAAGTTATTATCTCAGGCGGGGAATATGGATGAGGCGTTTGAACAATCGAGAGTACGAAAAATCGTGACTGTTGAACCCAAAATTATCGACGGAAAACGCGTCATTGATCCTAATGCCGGGTATGATGAGGTGGATCAGGATGGTATTCATATAGGAGTGAGGGGCGATTAA
- the dnaE gene encoding DNA polymerase III subunit alpha has product MSAAQQFVHLRLHSAYSLAEGAVPVKEIGKHCVGNKMPAVAITDTNNMFGALDASLNLPPQGVQPIIGCTIAIRHELTGDNINKPAPEPGWIVLLAQTQVGYENLMVLVSKAHLDSDPSETPQIAIDDLSGHTGDLICLTGGVNGPVGKFLQDEENEKAEECLKHLNSMFAGRLYMEIARTGLKVQDQLEGTFIDLAYKYDIPLVATNQVFFPKRKMYEAHDALLCIAGGNYVEQTDRRKETPENYFKSTDEMVKLFEDLPEAIQNTVVIAQRCAYKVPTIDPILPKFTIGEGMSEADSLRQVTKEGLDARLEAHVFHGETDEEKRAEMAKPYYERMEYELGIIINMDFPGYFLIVMDFIQWSKDHDIPVGPGRGSGAGSVVAWALKITDLDPLRFGLLFERFLNPERVSMPDFDIDFCQDKRGLVIDYVQEKYGADQVAQIITFGKLQARAVVRDVGRVLQMPYGQVDRLSKLIPSNPANPMTLSEAIESEKKLREEIAGDPNTSRLIDIALQLEGLFRHASTHAAGVVIGDRPLDQLVPLYRDPRSDMPVTQFNMKFVEQAGLVKFDFLGLKTLTVLKKAVEYIANRDIVVDLEKTPLDDGPSYELLCRGDTVGVFQLESTGMQSVLMNMKPDMFEDIIAVVALYRPGPMDNIPRYIACKHGEEEPDYMHPLLEEILTETYGVIIYQEQVMIIAQILADYSLGDADLLRRAMGKKIASEMDKQRARFQDGADKKGVDPKQAAAIFDQVAKFAGYGFNKSHAAAYALVSYHTAYLKANYAVEFMAAIMTLDLTNTDKLHIFKQELNNLNIPILPPDVNKSQVEFTAEVIEGETDDDKVGGYMSDGKLRGVRYALAGLKNVGAAAMESLVAERDANGPFKDMDDFCNRVDTRQINKRALENLIKAGAFDSINPNRAQLHEGVEMMLREMSLATQERNSNQVSLFGDQVEEHSIVLPEVNNWDLIEKLKCEKEAVGFYLSAHPLDAYTSVLARQKVIPSTEIAERATGKGGVVRLAGTIQGIRKMKSKRGKAYAFLSLSDAHGGFEVTLFSELLDAVDEILTGGNSVIITAEVRHSDDGGLRVTAQGIETIDNVALRTGAGLDVYLKDASNLDAIKEILEPHKKGRGRVTFKLNVKHEDFPDCDVDVELKDKYKISPSIRNAVASLKGVIDAREI; this is encoded by the coding sequence ATGTCAGCGGCACAGCAATTCGTTCATTTAAGATTACATTCTGCATATTCACTGGCGGAAGGGGCTGTGCCCGTAAAGGAAATTGGTAAACACTGCGTTGGTAATAAAATGCCCGCGGTGGCGATTACAGATACCAATAACATGTTTGGTGCGCTTGATGCGTCACTGAACTTACCACCCCAAGGGGTGCAGCCGATTATTGGGTGTACCATCGCAATCCGTCATGAGCTTACTGGCGATAACATCAATAAACCTGCACCGGAGCCGGGTTGGATCGTGTTGCTTGCGCAAACGCAGGTGGGTTATGAAAATCTGATGGTGCTTGTTAGTAAAGCTCATCTTGATTCTGATCCATCAGAAACACCGCAGATTGCCATTGATGATTTAAGCGGCCATACGGGTGATCTGATCTGTTTAACGGGGGGCGTTAATGGCCCGGTAGGTAAGTTTTTACAGGACGAAGAGAACGAAAAGGCGGAAGAATGTTTAAAGCATTTAAACAGCATGTTCGCAGGCCGCCTTTATATGGAAATTGCCCGCACGGGGCTTAAGGTTCAAGATCAGCTTGAGGGTACTTTTATCGATCTGGCCTATAAATACGACATTCCGCTGGTCGCGACCAATCAGGTGTTTTTCCCAAAACGTAAAATGTATGAAGCCCATGATGCGCTGCTTTGCATTGCTGGTGGTAATTATGTGGAACAAACCGACCGCCGTAAAGAAACGCCGGAAAATTATTTCAAATCTACCGATGAAATGGTGAAGCTTTTCGAAGATCTGCCGGAAGCCATTCAAAATACCGTCGTGATTGCACAGCGCTGCGCATACAAAGTGCCAACCATTGACCCGATCCTGCCAAAATTCACAATCGGTGAGGGCATGAGTGAGGCGGACAGCCTGCGTCAGGTTACCAAAGAAGGGTTAGACGCAAGGTTAGAGGCGCATGTATTTCACGGCGAAACAGACGAAGAAAAACGAGCCGAAATGGCCAAGCCATATTACGAACGTATGGAATATGAACTGGGCATCATTATCAATATGGATTTCCCGGGTTATTTCCTGATCGTTATGGATTTTATCCAATGGTCCAAGGATCATGACATTCCCGTGGGGCCGGGCCGTGGTTCCGGTGCGGGTTCTGTGGTTGCATGGGCTCTTAAAATTACCGATCTTGACCCATTGCGTTTCGGACTTCTGTTTGAACGTTTCTTGAACCCGGAACGTGTGTCGATGCCTGACTTCGATATTGACTTCTGTCAGGATAAACGCGGTCTTGTGATTGATTATGTGCAGGAAAAATACGGCGCCGACCAAGTGGCGCAGATTATTACTTTCGGTAAGCTGCAAGCCCGCGCGGTGGTGCGTGATGTGGGTCGCGTGCTACAAATGCCATATGGGCAGGTCGATAGACTTTCAAAATTGATCCCGAGTAACCCTGCGAACCCGATGACCTTGTCAGAAGCCATCGAAAGCGAAAAAAAATTACGCGAAGAAATTGCGGGTGATCCAAATACATCTCGTCTGATTGATATCGCGCTTCAGCTTGAAGGATTATTCCGCCATGCATCGACCCACGCCGCCGGTGTGGTGATTGGCGATAGGCCGCTTGATCAATTGGTGCCGCTTTACCGCGATCCGCGTTCCGATATGCCGGTAACACAATTTAATATGAAATTCGTGGAACAGGCGGGCCTTGTTAAATTTGACTTCTTGGGATTAAAAACGCTTACGGTTCTAAAAAAGGCGGTCGAATATATCGCCAATCGTGACATTGTGGTCGACCTTGAAAAAACACCACTTGATGATGGGCCATCTTATGAGCTTCTTTGTCGCGGTGACACGGTCGGCGTGTTCCAGCTTGAAAGTACAGGGATGCAGAGCGTTCTGATGAACATGAAACCCGACATGTTCGAAGACATCATCGCGGTGGTGGCGCTTTATCGTCCTGGTCCGATGGATAACATTCCGCGTTACATTGCTTGTAAACATGGCGAAGAAGAACCGGATTATATGCATCCGCTCTTGGAGGAAATCCTCACCGAAACATATGGCGTGATCATTTATCAGGAACAGGTGATGATCATCGCGCAGATTCTCGCGGATTATTCCCTTGGTGATGCGGACTTGCTGCGCCGTGCGATGGGTAAGAAAATCGCGTCCGAAATGGATAAGCAGCGCGCAAGGTTCCAGGACGGTGCCGATAAAAAGGGCGTAGACCCGAAACAGGCCGCCGCCATTTTCGACCAAGTGGCGAAATTCGCGGGTTATGGTTTTAACAAAAGTCACGCCGCCGCTTATGCGCTTGTTTCCTATCATACGGCATACTTAAAGGCCAACTACGCGGTTGAATTTATGGCCGCGATCATGACACTTGATCTAACCAACACAGACAAGCTTCATATTTTTAAACAGGAACTGAATAACCTGAATATTCCAATCCTGCCGCCAGACGTCAATAAATCACAGGTCGAATTCACCGCAGAGGTCATCGAGGGTGAAACCGATGATGACAAGGTCGGCGGTTACATGAGTGACGGTAAACTGCGTGGTGTGCGTTATGCGCTTGCGGGTCTTAAAAATGTGGGCGCAGCGGCGATGGAAAGCCTTGTGGCGGAACGTGACGCAAACGGCCCGTTTAAAGATATGGATGATTTCTGTAACCGTGTTGATACGAGACAGATTAACAAACGTGCCCTTGAAAATCTGATTAAGGCCGGTGCTTTCGACAGCATCAACCCGAACCGTGCGCAACTGCACGAGGGCGTAGAAATGATGCTCCGTGAAATGAGCCTCGCGACACAGGAAAGAAATTCAAATCAAGTAAGCCTTTTCGGTGATCAGGTTGAGGAACATTCAATTGTCCTACCAGAAGTTAACAATTGGGATTTGATAGAAAAACTGAAATGCGAAAAAGAAGCGGTTGGTTTTTACCTCTCCGCCCATCCGCTTGATGCCTATACATCCGTGCTCGCCCGTCAAAAAGTTATCCCAAGCACCGAAATTGCCGAACGCGCCACGGGTAAGGGCGGTGTGGTGCGCCTTGCCGGAACCATCCAAGGTATCCGCAAAATGAAATCCAAGCGTGGTAAGGCATACGCGTTCTTAAGTCTTTCCGATGCCCATGGTGGTTTTGAAGTGACGTTATTCTCGGAACTGCTAGACGCTGTTGATGAAATCCTGACGGGCGGTAATTCCGTGATCATTACCGCCGAAGTACGCCATAGCGATGATGGTGGCCTGCGTGTTACCGCGCAAGGCATTGAAACCATCGATAACGTGGCACTGCGCACGGGCGCAGGGCTTGATGTTTATCTTAAAGATGCAAGTAATCTTGATGCAATTAAGGAAATCCTTGAACCCCATAAAAAGGGACGTGGACGCGTTACATTCAAGCTAAACGTCAAACACGAAGATTTTCCAGATTGCGATGTGGATGTGGAACTTAAAGATAAATATAAAATCTCCCCATCCATCCGTAATGCGGTGGCGTCATTAAAAGGCGTGATCGACGCCAGAGAAATTTAA